A genomic stretch from Dehalococcoidia bacterium includes:
- a CDS encoding MoaD/ThiS family protein, protein MKAASRETVSVTVELFGHARLVCGRKEIALQLPSELTSSDLAGALYTSAPSLKGVVVDESGLGLMASYTANLNGHSFLESSPLRTEEGDRIFVFSSQAGG, encoded by the coding sequence GTGAAAGCAGCTAGCCGCGAAACGGTGTCGGTAACGGTCGAGCTATTCGGTCACGCCCGGCTTGTCTGCGGACGTAAGGAGATCGCGTTGCAGCTTCCTTCCGAGTTGACCTCGTCAGACTTGGCTGGTGCCCTTTACACTTCGGCGCCATCCCTGAAGGGCGTTGTTGTAGACGAAAGTGGTCTTGGGCTCATGGCAAGCTACACCGCAAATCTTAATGGTCACTCGTTCCTGGAGAGTTCCCCTCTACGAACCGAAGAGGGAGACAGAATCTTTGTGTTTTCCAGCCAGGCTGGAGGCTAG
- a CDS encoding molybdenum cofactor guanylyltransferase — protein MHSSLTAVILAGGMSRRLGRNKALEPFQGEPLIRRVIARMGQVGESVSVIVNEPQRVHELDLPDEVNPSVDRYPGKGSLGGIVTGLLTSPTVWSAFCACDMPFVNTRLYRYLASLRDGCDAVVPVIEGRPEPTHALYSRVCIRPIEERIEADDLKISSFFSEVRVRLVPEDEIRRLDPDLLSFFNVNTQEDLETAVSLANKGSAS, from the coding sequence ATGCACTCAAGCCTTACGGCCGTGATACTCGCCGGCGGCATGAGCCGTAGACTCGGACGCAACAAAGCTCTCGAACCCTTCCAAGGCGAGCCGCTTATTCGTCGCGTAATCGCCAGGATGGGCCAGGTTGGCGAATCCGTCTCCGTGATTGTCAATGAACCCCAACGTGTGCATGAGCTTGATCTTCCCGATGAAGTCAATCCGAGTGTTGACCGGTATCCCGGCAAAGGTTCGCTGGGCGGCATTGTGACGGGACTTCTAACGTCCCCCACTGTGTGGTCGGCATTCTGCGCCTGCGATATGCCATTCGTGAACACCCGACTATACCGGTACCTGGCATCTCTACGTGATGGCTGCGATGCAGTAGTGCCAGTGATCGAGGGGAGGCCGGAACCAACGCACGCTCTGTACTCGAGAGTCTGTATTAGACCCATCGAGGAACGCATCGAGGCCGATGACCTGAAAATCTCGTCTTTCTTCAGCGAAGTTCGAGTTAGGCTGGTACCTGAGGATGAGATACGTCGCCTCGACCCGGACCTACTCAGCTTCTTCAATGTCAACACGCAGGAAGATCTCGAGACAGCCGTTAGCCTTGCGAACAAGGGCTCGGCCTCGTGA
- a CDS encoding molybdopterin biosynthesis protein, which produces MTHGRGRHGRRYYLQDVPLDEARTRFHMALEAAGALGHTKSETIPIQDALGRITAAPVWAARSAPHYDSAAMDGVAVRSRDTTGATETSPFVLSLPDQARWIDTGEPVPDGFDAVIMIEVVEEIDDTTIRIVSPVPPYNHVRAMGEDIVASELLLPENHRLRPADLGACAAAGVIEVEVRRKPSVAIIPTGTELVDIDADPKPGDIVEFNSLVIGGMLSEWGAEPTRIPPVSDDPEKLRVAISTAAKQHDLVLVNAGSSAGAEDYTAGLVEELGDLVVHGVAIRPGHPIVLGVVEDKAVLGIPGYPVSAAIACELFVQPIVESMLGYETIPRQTATAIVTRRVQSPMGEDEFLRVRLGQVGDRLVATPVQRGAGVISSLVRADGITLIPRSVEGLEAGSEVQVQLLKPIEEVLRTIVAIGSHDMVLDLIASHLSGTSGGPGLTSGNVGSMGGLLAIRRGEAHIAGSHLMDEETGAYNVSFIERYIPNREVALVHLVARTQGLMVKPGNPLGISSLSDLTRSDVGFVNRQRGSGTRVLLDFELRKLGIDTGEVRGYIREEYTHLAVAAAVSGGKADAGLGILPAARAMGLDFIPLFSEEYDLVIPVEYYASELLSPVLELTRNPEFQREVEALGGYDATNMGVLKMTIGGGYS; this is translated from the coding sequence ATGACACATGGCCGGGGCAGGCACGGCAGACGTTACTACCTCCAGGACGTTCCACTGGACGAAGCCCGAACTCGTTTCCACATGGCACTGGAGGCGGCAGGTGCTCTGGGTCACACGAAGTCAGAGACTATCCCTATACAGGATGCCCTGGGACGGATAACCGCGGCCCCAGTCTGGGCAGCCCGATCGGCTCCTCACTACGACTCCGCCGCCATGGACGGCGTGGCGGTCAGGTCGAGAGATACAACTGGGGCAACGGAGACCTCTCCGTTCGTACTTTCCCTGCCCGATCAGGCGCGATGGATAGACACTGGTGAGCCGGTCCCCGATGGGTTTGACGCTGTCATAATGATCGAGGTCGTCGAGGAGATAGACGACACAACCATCCGTATAGTGTCCCCTGTTCCCCCCTACAATCACGTGAGGGCCATGGGAGAGGACATCGTCGCCTCCGAGCTGCTGCTCCCCGAGAATCACAGACTTCGTCCTGCCGACCTCGGTGCTTGCGCAGCCGCGGGTGTGATCGAGGTGGAAGTTCGACGGAAGCCGAGCGTAGCGATCATCCCAACAGGGACAGAGCTGGTTGACATTGACGCCGATCCAAAACCAGGAGACATCGTGGAGTTCAACTCCCTGGTAATTGGAGGGATGCTCAGCGAATGGGGCGCCGAGCCGACCAGGATTCCACCAGTCTCCGACGATCCCGAAAAGCTTCGAGTCGCGATCTCCACAGCCGCAAAGCAGCATGATCTCGTTTTGGTCAACGCCGGTTCTTCAGCAGGGGCCGAAGACTATACCGCCGGGCTGGTTGAAGAGCTTGGAGACCTTGTCGTTCACGGGGTTGCGATCAGGCCGGGACACCCTATTGTGCTGGGAGTCGTTGAGGACAAAGCCGTTCTGGGAATACCAGGCTATCCTGTGTCAGCGGCAATCGCCTGCGAGCTATTCGTCCAACCTATCGTGGAGTCTATGCTTGGATACGAGACTATCCCCAGGCAGACCGCAACCGCTATCGTCACCCGCCGAGTCCAGTCCCCTATGGGGGAGGACGAGTTTCTCAGGGTGCGGCTAGGTCAGGTCGGTGACCGGCTGGTCGCGACGCCGGTGCAGCGTGGCGCAGGAGTCATCAGTTCGCTGGTACGGGCCGATGGCATCACACTCATTCCTCGATCTGTCGAAGGCCTGGAGGCTGGATCAGAAGTGCAGGTCCAGCTCCTCAAACCAATCGAGGAAGTACTCAGGACCATTGTTGCTATCGGCAGCCACGACATGGTCCTGGACCTGATTGCCAGCCATCTGAGTGGGACCTCTGGAGGGCCCGGACTTACGTCCGGCAACGTTGGCAGCATGGGAGGCTTACTGGCAATTCGCAGGGGCGAGGCGCACATAGCAGGTTCTCATCTAATGGACGAGGAGACCGGCGCCTATAACGTCTCGTTTATAGAGAGATACATTCCCAACCGGGAGGTGGCCCTCGTACATCTGGTGGCACGCACGCAGGGCCTTATGGTCAAACCGGGCAATCCGCTGGGTATCTCATCTCTATCAGACCTAACCAGATCTGATGTCGGATTCGTCAATAGACAAAGAGGCTCCGGGACCCGTGTCCTTTTGGACTTCGAACTTCGCAAGTTGGGAATCGACACGGGCGAGGTACGAGGATACATTCGCGAAGAGTACACCCACCTCGCCGTTGCTGCGGCCGTGAGCGGAGGGAAGGCGGACGCTGGTCTTGGCATTCTACCGGCCGCCAGAGCCATGGGACTGGACTTCATCCCATTGTTCAGCGAGGAGTATGACCTCGTGATTCCAGTCGAGTACTACGCCTCTGAGCTCCTTAGCCCCGTGCTGGAACTGACTCGCAACCCCGAATTCCAACGAGAAGTCGAGGCTCTCGGGGGATATGACGCGACTAACATGGGAGTGCTCAAGATGACCATTGGTGGCGGCTACTCCTAG
- a CDS encoding molybdopterin molybdenumtransferase MoeA produces the protein MPEFFNVRPPRQAFDELLPYLAPVADIETVETADSLGRVIARDVSSSEDLPAFPRSSMDGYSVRASDTFGASESLPALFEVVGDIPTGASSDVRIGIGEATVAYTGGTLADGADAVVMIERTQPADEVSIEVLRPVAPGENVIQVAEDIRCGETLFRAGHRVRPQDIGGLLALGITSVPVYRRPVVGIVSTGDELTHPSVRPPKGKIRDINTYTIAARSAQCGAKHISAGIVRDEYEPQLKAARGTLSDADVLIFSAGSSLSTRDMTADVFNQLGEPGVLLHGISIKPGKPTVVGVAQGKPLFGLPGNPVSALVVFDLLVAPSIRVLSGETQAQLLHEVPAILIQDVPSESGREDYVPVTLSRLDGRRTATPVFGKSNLIFTLIRSDGIIEIPMDSGGLYAGETVDVRIYPS, from the coding sequence GTGCCAGAGTTCTTCAATGTTCGTCCTCCCAGGCAGGCGTTCGACGAGCTGCTGCCCTATCTTGCTCCTGTCGCTGACATCGAGACGGTCGAAACAGCGGACTCACTGGGGCGCGTGATCGCTCGTGATGTAAGCTCATCGGAAGACCTTCCCGCGTTTCCCAGATCATCAATGGACGGATATTCTGTCCGTGCTAGCGACACATTTGGGGCGTCCGAGAGTCTCCCTGCCCTATTCGAGGTGGTGGGCGATATCCCTACTGGCGCGTCGTCTGATGTGCGCATTGGTATTGGGGAAGCTACTGTCGCATACACAGGCGGTACTCTGGCAGACGGCGCAGACGCGGTGGTCATGATCGAGCGCACTCAGCCCGCTGATGAGGTCTCCATAGAGGTGCTCAGACCCGTTGCACCCGGTGAGAACGTCATCCAGGTAGCTGAAGATATTAGATGCGGCGAGACTCTTTTTAGGGCCGGGCATCGCGTCAGACCCCAGGACATCGGCGGCCTGTTGGCACTCGGAATCACTAGTGTGCCGGTGTATCGACGACCAGTGGTCGGGATTGTCTCCACAGGGGACGAACTTACGCATCCTTCGGTGCGCCCGCCAAAGGGAAAGATCCGCGACATCAATACCTACACCATCGCGGCTCGATCCGCCCAATGCGGGGCGAAACACATCTCAGCGGGAATAGTGCGTGATGAGTACGAGCCGCAGTTGAAAGCCGCGCGCGGGACGCTATCGGATGCCGACGTCTTAATTTTCTCTGCTGGAAGTTCGCTGAGCACGAGGGATATGACAGCGGACGTGTTCAACCAGCTTGGGGAGCCAGGCGTGCTGCTCCACGGAATCTCAATCAAGCCCGGCAAGCCGACTGTCGTCGGGGTTGCACAAGGCAAACCTCTGTTTGGTCTGCCGGGAAATCCTGTATCAGCCCTCGTGGTCTTTGACCTGCTGGTAGCCCCGTCGATTCGCGTCCTGTCTGGCGAGACGCAAGCGCAACTCTTGCATGAAGTACCGGCTATCCTGATTCAGGATGTGCCCTCCGAATCCGGGCGTGAAGACTACGTGCCTGTGACGCTTTCCAGACTCGACGGCCGCCGTACGGCAACGCCGGTCTTCGGGAAGTCCAACCTCATATTTACGCTGATTAGGTCTGACGGAATCATTGAGATACCTATGGATTCCGGCGGATTGTACGCGGGAGAGACCGTGGACGTCAGGATCTATCCTTCATGA
- a CDS encoding formate--tetrahydrofolate ligase, whose translation MRPIADVAEDLGLARDSIIPYGHFKAKIPLDAIREDGRRGKMVVVTGITPTPAGEGKTTTTVGLTQAMGRLGKNVVATLREPSLGPIFGIKGGGTGGGKSLIEPQDEVNIHFTGDAHAVSSAHNLLAALTDNAAQRDRVPGFRPEGITWRRVTDVEDRALRSIMTGIGGSNNAPVRESGFDIVTASEIMAILALARDLEDLRARLSRIVVGYTNQGDPVTADDVEAVGSMMALLRYAIQPNIVQTTEGQPVIVHAGPFGNIAHGCSSVVGDRLALGYADYVLSEAGFGADLGFEKFMHIKARFNGLEPHAAVIVASVRAVKYHGGVRVRDLEVPNREAVEEGMSNLTHLIGMIRSFNLPVVVALNHFPTDTPEETAIMKRGAEEAGAFAAVESKVFADGGAGGINLANAVIEATSADEHPEISYAYEMDDTLRDKVTALAKRVYNADRVSYVLAAGRQLRQFQERGWGKLPVCMAKTHLSISHRANLKGRPSGYVFQISDVRASVGAGFIYPIAGNIVTMPGLPGSPRQLDADENGAILGL comes from the coding sequence ATGCGCCCAATTGCAGATGTCGCAGAGGATCTCGGACTGGCCCGCGACTCAATCATCCCTTACGGACACTTCAAGGCGAAGATTCCTCTGGATGCAATCCGAGAAGATGGGCGGCGTGGCAAGATGGTCGTAGTGACCGGCATTACGCCGACTCCGGCTGGTGAAGGAAAGACCACCACTACCGTCGGCCTGACTCAGGCGATGGGCCGACTTGGTAAGAACGTTGTGGCCACCCTGAGGGAACCTTCGTTGGGGCCGATATTTGGCATCAAGGGAGGCGGCACTGGTGGAGGAAAGAGCCTGATCGAACCCCAGGACGAGGTCAACATTCACTTCACCGGCGACGCTCACGCCGTTAGCTCGGCACACAATCTGCTCGCAGCTCTGACCGACAATGCAGCCCAGCGCGACCGGGTTCCAGGATTCAGGCCCGAGGGCATCACATGGAGGCGGGTCACAGACGTCGAAGACCGCGCCCTGCGTTCGATCATGACCGGCATTGGCGGGTCGAACAACGCGCCGGTTCGGGAGAGCGGTTTTGACATCGTGACCGCGTCAGAGATCATGGCGATCCTGGCACTGGCTCGGGATCTCGAAGACCTCCGCGCTCGACTCAGTCGAATAGTCGTCGGATACACGAACCAAGGAGATCCGGTCACTGCCGACGACGTCGAGGCTGTTGGCTCGATGATGGCCCTTCTGAGGTACGCAATCCAGCCAAACATCGTACAGACGACTGAAGGCCAACCCGTGATAGTTCATGCCGGCCCCTTCGGAAATATTGCCCACGGGTGCTCGTCCGTGGTCGGCGATAGGCTTGCTCTCGGTTACGCGGACTACGTGCTGTCAGAGGCCGGCTTCGGAGCAGACCTTGGCTTCGAGAAGTTTATGCACATTAAGGCAAGGTTCAACGGTCTCGAGCCACACGCCGCCGTCATCGTAGCCTCCGTTCGAGCCGTTAAGTACCACGGCGGAGTAAGAGTGCGGGACCTGGAAGTACCCAACAGGGAAGCCGTTGAAGAGGGGATGTCAAACCTGACACACCTTATCGGGATGATCCGTTCTTTCAACTTGCCGGTAGTCGTCGCGCTCAACCACTTCCCTACGGACACTCCTGAAGAGACTGCCATCATGAAGAGAGGTGCTGAAGAAGCAGGAGCCTTCGCAGCCGTGGAGAGCAAGGTCTTCGCGGACGGCGGTGCCGGAGGCATCAACCTCGCCAACGCCGTCATAGAGGCGACCAGTGCCGACGAACATCCTGAAATCAGCTACGCCTACGAGATGGACGATACGCTGAGGGACAAAGTCACTGCCCTTGCAAAGCGTGTATATAACGCGGACCGCGTATCGTATGTGCTCGCTGCAGGTCGGCAGTTGCGACAATTCCAGGAGAGAGGTTGGGGCAAACTGCCGGTGTGCATGGCGAAGACCCACCTGTCGATATCGCATAGGGCCAATTTGAAGGGGCGTCCGTCCGGGTACGTGTTCCAGATCTCGGATGTTCGAGCCTCAGTCGGCGCTGGGTTCATCTACCCAATCGCGGGCAACATCGTCACCATGCCGGGACTGCCCGGGTCGCCACGCCAGCTCGACGCGGACGAAAACGGGGCGATTCTGGGCCTGTAG
- a CDS encoding zinc-binding dehydrogenase, giving the protein MKGAVFAGDRTVELRDLPEPEPGQGEVLLKMMASGLCGSDLRRYRTPAAELSPPFHVAGHEPCGVVAEVGPGVTEVEVGDRVMMHHYTGCNSCSMCRIGYTQMCLVHHEIYGSTADGGHQDFLLCPASTCVRMPDELPFDQGAAVACGTGTAFHAIKRLGLTGVDTVAIFGQGPVGASATLFAKSMGARVIAVDVIPERLELSAELGADTVVDASRDDAETVIRSLTAGEGADATLDATGIPDVRINAVDSARYWGRVCFVGEGNTTTFDISAQIIHKQLTIYGSWTFSLAGLAEAAEFAVSREVPLDKLITHRYSLDQADEAYTLFDTGRTGKPVFMWE; this is encoded by the coding sequence ATGAAGGGGGCCGTATTCGCCGGCGACCGCACGGTCGAACTGAGAGATCTTCCCGAACCGGAGCCAGGGCAGGGAGAGGTTCTGCTCAAGATGATGGCGTCCGGGCTGTGCGGGAGTGACCTGCGCAGATACCGGACTCCTGCCGCCGAGCTGTCACCTCCATTCCACGTGGCCGGACACGAGCCGTGTGGAGTGGTAGCAGAGGTAGGACCAGGCGTGACCGAGGTCGAGGTGGGCGACAGGGTGATGATGCACCATTACACCGGCTGCAATTCCTGCTCGATGTGTCGGATCGGCTATACCCAGATGTGTCTTGTTCACCACGAGATCTATGGCTCTACCGCGGACGGCGGTCACCAGGACTTCTTACTCTGCCCGGCGTCCACGTGCGTTAGGATGCCAGATGAGCTGCCATTCGACCAGGGCGCCGCCGTCGCATGTGGGACGGGCACTGCATTTCACGCGATCAAGCGACTGGGACTCACGGGAGTCGATACAGTTGCGATCTTTGGCCAGGGACCCGTTGGCGCCAGCGCAACTTTGTTTGCCAAGTCGATGGGGGCACGAGTGATCGCCGTCGATGTCATTCCCGAGCGACTCGAGCTTTCCGCTGAATTAGGGGCGGACACTGTTGTTGACGCATCGCGTGACGACGCGGAAACGGTAATCAGGAGCCTGACCGCAGGCGAAGGTGCGGACGCTACCCTGGACGCGACCGGGATTCCTGACGTTCGTATCAACGCAGTCGACTCCGCACGGTACTGGGGTCGTGTCTGTTTCGTGGGTGAAGGTAACACGACGACATTTGACATAAGCGCGCAGATCATTCACAAGCAGTTGACAATCTACGGCTCCTGGACGTTCAGCCTGGCGGGCCTGGCTGAAGCGGCCGAGTTCGCTGTTAGCCGGGAAGTGCCGCTGGACAAGCTCATAACTCATAGATATTCGCTGGATCAGGCTGACGAAGCCTACACGCTGTTTGACACTGGAAGAACAGGCAAGCCCGTGTTCATGTGGGAGTAG